Proteins encoded in a region of the Clostridium butyricum genome:
- a CDS encoding chemotaxis protein CheW, with protein MALDNSKIIIFELNGERYAADIKEVERILGYEEPTVLPEAPHFVKGVINHEEKILPIISLSNKFNIGEGTNYESKKIIVVKRKEKKFGIIVDNVYEVRDIDGGCVENAPEITNTSERRYISGLIKLKNNIVILLDLEKILSIEDEDSIF; from the coding sequence ATGGCATTAGATAATAGTAAGATAATCATTTTTGAACTAAATGGAGAGCGCTATGCAGCAGATATAAAGGAAGTTGAGAGGATACTTGGATATGAAGAACCTACAGTTCTTCCGGAAGCGCCTCATTTTGTTAAAGGGGTTATAAATCATGAAGAGAAAATTCTTCCGATTATAAGCTTATCTAACAAGTTTAATATTGGTGAAGGAACTAATTATGAATCTAAAAAAATAATAGTAGTCAAAAGAAAAGAAAAGAAATTTGGTATAATTGTAGATAATGTTTATGAAGTGAGAGATATTGATGGAGGATGCGTAGAAAATGCTCCTGAAATAACTAATACATCAGAACGAAGATATATAAGTGGACTTATTAAGCTTAAAAATAATATAGTAATACTTCTCGATTTAGAAAAGATATTATCTATAGAGGATGAAGATAGTATCTTTTAG
- a CDS encoding protein-glutamate methylesterase/protein-glutamine glutaminase: protein MEKVRVIVVDDSAFMRKAISDMIESCADFEVIAKFRDGRELVEKVDKFNPDLITLDVHMRDLDGLATLKELKRMGKNYPIIMLSSATTEGSELTLECLDNGAITFITKPSGSISLDIDKVKERLIDEIKGITSNIRVNKSSNIHMRQIASNKESEIENKINDRRVNTHFSQRKEIDNSEKPSPMINNKVIPKNKKIDAVVIGASTGGPKALQQVLTKLPANLNVPVFVVQHMPEGFTKVFAERLNKVCNLNVTEAEDGMSINRNTIYIAKGGSHMIIDSSIRVSLNKEPSIWGVRPAVDKLFESASKVYGGNLLSVVLTGMGKDGAEGSKRIKDCGGITISEDKSTCTIYGMPKAAYETGKIDLVLPLDQICNKIAEIVKGI from the coding sequence ATGGAAAAAGTTAGAGTTATAGTAGTTGATGATTCCGCTTTTATGAGAAAGGCTATATCAGATATGATAGAGTCTTGTGCGGATTTTGAAGTAATTGCAAAATTTAGAGATGGACGAGAACTGGTTGAAAAAGTTGATAAGTTTAATCCAGACCTAATCACTTTAGATGTACATATGAGGGATTTAGATGGACTTGCAACTTTAAAAGAATTGAAGAGAATGGGCAAGAATTATCCTATAATTATGCTTAGTAGTGCTACAACAGAAGGTTCAGAGCTTACATTAGAATGTTTAGACAATGGAGCAATTACATTTATTACGAAGCCGTCTGGAAGTATTTCATTAGATATCGATAAGGTTAAAGAACGATTAATAGATGAAATAAAAGGTATAACAAGCAATATAAGGGTTAATAAGTCGTCCAATATACATATGAGGCAAATTGCCTCTAATAAAGAATCAGAAATTGAAAATAAGATAAATGATAGACGTGTTAATACTCATTTTTCTCAAAGGAAAGAGATTGACAATAGTGAAAAACCATCACCAATGATTAATAATAAGGTTATTCCTAAAAATAAAAAAATTGATGCAGTTGTTATTGGTGCATCAACAGGAGGACCTAAGGCACTTCAACAAGTACTTACAAAGCTTCCGGCAAACTTAAATGTTCCGGTATTTGTTGTTCAACATATGCCAGAAGGTTTTACAAAAGTGTTTGCAGAAAGGCTTAACAAAGTTTGTAATCTAAATGTGACAGAAGCTGAAGATGGTATGAGTATAAATAGAAATACAATTTATATAGCAAAAGGTGGAAGCCATATGATAATTGATTCGTCAATTAGAGTGTCATTAAATAAAGAACCATCAATATGGGGAGTAAGACCAGCTGTAGATAAACTTTTTGAATCTGCATCTAAAGTATATGGTGGTAATTTGTTATCAGTAGTATTAACTGGTATGGGCAAGGATGGAGCCGAAGGAAGCAAGAGAATAAAAGATTGTGGAGGGATAACAATCTCAGAAGATAAATCTACATGCACAATTTATGGAATGCCAAAGGCAGCATATGAAACAGGTAAAATTGATTTAGTTCTTCCTCTTGATCAGATATGTAATAAAATAGCCGAAATAGTAAAAGGGATATAG
- a CDS encoding CheR family methyltransferase has translation MDFNEFHRWVHRELGINLCAYKPEQLNRRINSLMTRVGIKSLDEYTKVIKTDSEQRQKFLDFITINVTEFFRNPELYSELENKVKSELLTKGQNLKVWSAACSIGCEPYTLAIILDRISPTGRHNIIATDIDNTILTKAKIGEYTKNEMKAVSNSDLSKYFDIRDDKYYVNSKIKDKVTFKKHDLILDRYDKDFDLIVCRNVVIYFNNDVKQEIYKKFSESLKKGGLLFVGATESIYNYRDYGFEKASTFIYKKI, from the coding sequence ATGGATTTTAATGAATTTCATAGATGGGTACACAGAGAGCTGGGAATTAATTTATGTGCTTATAAGCCTGAACAGCTTAATAGAAGAATAAATAGTTTAATGACAAGAGTGGGAATCAAATCATTAGACGAATATACAAAAGTTATAAAAACAGATTCTGAGCAAAGGCAAAAGTTTCTTGATTTTATAACTATAAATGTAACAGAATTTTTTAGAAATCCTGAATTATATTCAGAACTAGAAAATAAAGTTAAGTCTGAATTACTAACTAAAGGTCAAAATCTTAAAGTATGGAGTGCTGCATGTTCAATTGGGTGTGAACCATATACACTAGCAATAATATTGGATAGAATATCTCCTACTGGAAGACATAATATTATAGCAACTGATATAGATAATACTATATTAACAAAAGCTAAAATTGGGGAATATACAAAAAATGAAATGAAAGCTGTATCAAATTCAGATTTGAGTAAATATTTTGATATAAGAGACGATAAATATTATGTAAACTCAAAAATTAAAGATAAAGTGACATTTAAAAAGCATGACCTAATCTTAGATAGGTATGATAAAGATTTTGATCTTATTGTATGTAGGAATGTTGTTATTTATTTTAATAATGATGTTAAACAGGAAATTTATAAAAAATTTAGTGAATCATTAAAAAAAGGTGGTCTTTTATTTGTAGGAGCTACAGAGAGTATTTATAACTATAGAGACTATGGATTTGAAAAAGCATCAACCTTTATTTATAAAAAGATATAA
- a CDS encoding chemotaxis protein CheA encodes MDTSQYMSMFLEESLDNLQTLNESLLELEQNPEDVDKVNEIFRVAHTIKGMAATMGFNDLAELTHKMEDVLSEFREGELKVTQDVVTVLFDCLDTLEKMVDLVQEGSDEKVDIESIMAKLAYIKENGNKNQQENIPEESNSAEVKVSHNDSIGLDLNEYDISVIKQAHEKGFNAVEIKVTLSENTLLKSARAFLIVKDLEDHGEILKSVPSTQDIENEEFDLELKFVLITKNTVDEILSIVNGISEVVKVEASAIEIEETETVEVEKVEEVKPKEVEEKAEESKKIENVVEAPKKAATKKPQPKKEVKKAHQSVRVDLERIDNLMNMVSELVIYRTRLEQIVTTHKSQELNETLEQVGRTTSDLQDLVMKIRMLPLDTVFNRFPRMIRDVSVELNKEINFIIEGADTELDRTVIDEIGEPLIHLLRNAADHGIESKEERIAAGKSPVGTIKLVAYQEGTKALIKVIDDGSGINVEKVRAKAEQKGINTEGLSESDIKNLIFAQGFSTNEVVTDLSGRGVGMDVVKTKISALGGTVDVISEEGKGSTFIIKLPLTLQIIQALLVKVGEETLAISLGFIDRVIDYKEENIKKSNGKEVIVYREDVIPLVRLNESLDIESSKTDKKFVIIVNVGDKTIGLLVDALCGQQEIVIKPLGKTLKGLDQYIGATILGNGLVTLILDIGALL; translated from the coding sequence ATGGATACATCTCAATATATGTCAATGTTTTTAGAGGAATCTTTAGACAATTTACAGACCTTAAATGAATCTCTTTTAGAGTTAGAGCAAAATCCAGAAGATGTAGACAAGGTTAATGAAATATTCAGAGTTGCTCATACAATTAAAGGTATGGCAGCTACAATGGGATTTAATGATCTTGCTGAATTAACACATAAAATGGAAGATGTTTTATCAGAATTTAGAGAAGGCGAATTAAAAGTTACTCAAGATGTTGTAACTGTATTATTTGATTGCCTTGATACATTAGAAAAAATGGTAGACCTTGTTCAAGAAGGTTCAGATGAAAAAGTTGATATTGAAAGTATTATGGCTAAATTAGCATATATAAAAGAAAATGGAAATAAAAATCAACAAGAAAACATTCCAGAAGAATCTAACAGTGCTGAAGTAAAGGTATCACACAATGATTCAATAGGATTAGACTTAAATGAATATGATATATCAGTTATAAAGCAAGCCCATGAAAAAGGGTTTAATGCTGTAGAAATTAAAGTGACATTGAGTGAAAATACACTTCTTAAATCTGCAAGAGCATTTTTAATTGTTAAAGATCTTGAAGATCATGGTGAAATCTTAAAATCAGTTCCTTCAACTCAAGATATTGAAAATGAAGAATTTGATTTAGAATTAAAATTTGTATTGATAACAAAAAATACTGTTGATGAAATTCTTTCTATAGTAAATGGAATTTCAGAGGTTGTTAAGGTTGAAGCATCAGCAATTGAAATAGAAGAAACAGAAACAGTGGAAGTAGAAAAGGTAGAAGAAGTTAAGCCTAAAGAAGTTGAAGAAAAGGCTGAAGAATCAAAAAAAATAGAAAACGTAGTAGAAGCACCAAAGAAAGCAGCTACAAAGAAGCCACAACCTAAAAAAGAAGTTAAAAAGGCACATCAATCTGTTAGAGTTGATCTTGAAAGAATAGATAATCTTATGAATATGGTTTCTGAACTTGTTATTTATAGAACAAGACTTGAACAGATAGTAACTACACATAAATCACAGGAATTAAATGAAACGTTAGAACAAGTTGGAAGAACAACTTCAGATTTACAAGATCTTGTAATGAAGATAAGAATGCTTCCATTAGATACAGTATTCAATAGATTCCCAAGAATGATAAGAGATGTATCAGTAGAATTAAATAAAGAAATTAATTTCATAATTGAAGGTGCAGATACTGAACTTGATAGAACAGTAATTGATGAAATTGGAGAACCATTAATACATTTATTGAGAAACGCCGCAGATCATGGTATTGAATCTAAAGAAGAAAGAATAGCTGCTGGTAAATCACCAGTTGGTACAATAAAACTTGTTGCATATCAAGAAGGTACAAAGGCATTAATTAAGGTAATTGATGATGGATCAGGAATAAATGTTGAAAAGGTAAGAGCAAAAGCAGAACAAAAGGGAATTAATACAGAAGGTTTATCTGAATCTGATATTAAGAATTTAATATTTGCTCAAGGATTTAGTACTAATGAAGTTGTAACAGATCTTTCAGGTAGAGGCGTTGGAATGGATGTTGTTAAAACAAAGATTTCAGCACTTGGAGGTACGGTTGATGTAATAAGTGAAGAAGGTAAAGGATCAACATTTATAATAAAACTTCCTCTTACACTTCAAATAATACAAGCATTACTTGTTAAAGTAGGAGAAGAAACACTTGCTATATCATTAGGCTTTATTGATAGAGTTATAGATTATAAAGAAGAAAATATCAAGAAGAGTAATGGTAAAGAAGTAATTGTTTATAGAGAAGATGTAATTCCGCTAGTAAGATTAAATGAAAGTTTAGATATAGAGTCTAGTAAAACCGATAAGAAGTTTGTTATAATAGTTAATGTAGGTGACAAGACTATAGGATTACTGGTAGATGCATTATGTGGACAACAAGAAATTGTAATTAAACCACTAGGAAAGACATTAAAAGGATTAGATCAGTATATTGGAGCGACAATACTAGGTAATGGACTAGTAACACTAATATTAGATATTGGAGCACTATTATAA
- a CDS encoding chemotaxis protein CheC: MDYSSLSMIQLDALKEVSNIGAGNAATALSMLLSKKIDMSVPSVNVVRLEDVVEETGESEVSGTVVRVLGDIAGNILLVFKEDTVNKIIGKLVGTNEGINSEMGQSVLCEIANIISASYMNSIAQLTNLAIAPSVPAVAYDMLGAILTTTFIESNQYDEYILDIETIFLDETEENIGGHFYYIPMPGSLEKILKSIGIS; this comes from the coding sequence ATGGACTACTCAAGCTTAAGTATGATACAATTAGATGCGTTAAAAGAAGTATCAAATATAGGTGCGGGAAATGCCGCAACAGCACTTTCAATGTTATTGAGTAAAAAGATAGATATGTCTGTACCATCAGTGAATGTGGTAAGATTAGAAGATGTTGTTGAAGAAACTGGAGAGTCTGAAGTTTCTGGAACAGTCGTAAGGGTTTTAGGAGATATTGCAGGAAATATCCTTTTGGTCTTTAAAGAGGATACTGTAAATAAGATAATCGGGAAGTTAGTGGGAACTAATGAAGGCATAAATAGTGAAATGGGTCAATCTGTTTTGTGTGAAATTGCCAACATAATTTCTGCTTCATATATGAATTCTATTGCACAGTTGACTAACCTTGCAATTGCACCATCAGTTCCGGCGGTAGCATATGATATGTTAGGTGCTATACTTACAACGACTTTTATAGAGTCAAATCAATATGATGAATATATATTAGATATTGAGACTATATTTTTAGATGAAACAGAAGAAAATATAGGCGGACACTTTTACTATATCCCTATGCCGGGATCATTAGAAAAAATATTAAAATCAATAGGAATAAGTTAA
- a CDS encoding response regulator, whose protein sequence is MAKVLIVDDAAFMRMMIKDILEKNDFEIVGEANNGIVAVDMYKKEKPDVVTMDITMPDMDGIEAVKQIKAFDPNAKIIMCSAMGQQSMVMDAIRAGAKDFIVKPFQAERVLEAIKKVIG, encoded by the coding sequence ATGGCTAAAGTTTTAATTGTGGATGATGCAGCATTTATGAGAATGATGATAAAGGATATCTTGGAAAAGAATGATTTTGAAATTGTAGGAGAAGCAAACAATGGTATTGTTGCCGTTGATATGTATAAGAAGGAAAAGCCAGATGTAGTAACAATGGATATAACAATGCCAGATATGGATGGTATTGAAGCTGTTAAACAAATCAAGGCATTTGATCCAAATGCAAAAATTATAATGTGTTCAGCAATGGGACAACAATCAATGGTTATGGATGCTATAAGAGCAGGAGCTAAAGATTTTATAGTAAAACCATTCCAAGCTGAAAGAGTTTTAGAAGCTATTAAGAAAGTTATAGGTTAA
- a CDS encoding chemotaxis protein CheW: MQIVVFKLGDEHFAVETDRVQSINDIMSITKVPKAPSYIKGLINLRGSIKSLVDLNLLLDVNHGNEQNSIIILTVEDEEIGISVDEVEEVLDIDEKNIQKLDKDNDKAQPYIKGILNYEDKLLTIIDIDKLLN; encoded by the coding sequence ATGCAAATAGTAGTATTTAAATTAGGAGATGAACATTTCGCAGTTGAAACAGATAGAGTTCAAAGTATAAATGATATTATGAGCATAACTAAGGTGCCAAAGGCTCCAAGCTATATTAAAGGATTAATAAATTTAAGAGGAAGCATAAAATCATTAGTAGATTTAAATTTATTATTAGATGTAAATCATGGAAATGAACAAAATAGTATAATAATATTAACTGTTGAAGATGAAGAAATTGGAATATCTGTTGATGAAGTTGAAGAAGTATTGGATATAGATGAAAAGAATATACAAAAATTAGATAAGGATAATGATAAAGCTCAACCTTATATTAAAGGTATATTAAACTATGAGGATAAACTTTTAACTATAATAGATATAGATAAACTACTAAACTAA
- the fliM gene encoding flagellar motor switch protein FliM — MADVLSQNEIDALLSALSTGELEPEEVGNDEEKHKVKLYDFRSPQKFSKEHIRTLELVHDNYARIISNYLTGQTRQNVKVKIETVEQITYEEFIHSVQNPTIITVFKMPPLAGNIIFETNPQFSLQVIDILLGGNGDRKVEAKEFSDIDKNIMRQITSGMISNLKLAWESILEVEPEVEGIETNPAINQTLAPNDPVALITFSVEMNKRSTFINMCIPYLSIEKILDKLVVQYSFKNDDESLKAESREKIEEGIHKVDVDVIAELGKTSLTVEDFLKLNIGDVIKLDTRSSSPVKVYVGNEECYCAKPGISGKNMGVMILDITDKEVNGYEQ, encoded by the coding sequence ATGGCAGACGTTTTATCACAAAATGAAATAGATGCCTTGTTATCTGCCCTGTCTACAGGTGAACTTGAGCCAGAAGAAGTTGGTAATGATGAGGAGAAACATAAAGTAAAACTTTATGATTTTAGAAGTCCTCAAAAGTTCTCGAAAGAACATATCAGAACTTTAGAATTAGTTCATGATAATTATGCGAGAATTATTTCTAATTATTTAACTGGTCAAACTAGACAAAATGTTAAAGTAAAAATAGAAACTGTAGAGCAGATAACTTATGAGGAATTTATACATTCTGTACAAAACCCTACTATTATAACAGTTTTCAAAATGCCTCCACTTGCAGGCAATATAATATTTGAAACTAATCCTCAGTTTTCACTTCAAGTAATAGATATATTATTAGGTGGAAATGGAGATAGGAAGGTTGAAGCAAAAGAATTCTCAGATATTGATAAAAATATTATGAGACAGATAACTAGTGGAATGATAAGCAATTTGAAATTAGCATGGGAATCAATTTTAGAGGTTGAACCTGAGGTTGAAGGAATTGAAACAAATCCTGCAATTAATCAGACATTAGCTCCTAATGACCCTGTAGCTTTGATTACATTTTCAGTAGAAATGAATAAGCGTAGTACGTTTATTAACATGTGCATTCCATATTTGAGTATCGAAAAAATATTGGATAAGTTAGTTGTTCAGTATTCTTTTAAAAATGATGATGAAAGTTTAAAAGCGGAATCAAGAGAAAAAATAGAAGAAGGCATACATAAAGTAGATGTTGATGTTATAGCTGAACTTGGAAAAACAAGTTTGACTGTAGAAGATTTCTTGAAATTAAATATAGGTGATGTAATTAAGCTTGATACAAGGAGCTCATCCCCAGTAAAAGTGTATGTAGGAAATGAAGAATGTTATTGTGCTAAGCCAGGAATATCAGGAAAAAATATGGGTGTAATGATATTAGATATAACAGATAAGGAAGTGAATGGGTATGAGCAATAA
- the fliY gene encoding flagellar motor switch phosphatase FliY translates to MGMSNNFLSQEEINALLSGESTDSEDSNVSSSGSENMEDAITETDKDLLGEIGNISMGSASTALYQLINQQVNITTPVVSVTTLKEIKEGFETPNIVLDIEYIAGIVGRNILIIKTYDGLVISNLMMGGDGKVTDVHELSELEISAVSEAMNQMIGSAATSMATMFGRKVDISPPTSKVVTDDLVPISDSIPEDQPIVKVSFKMTIGDIVDSNIMQIFPIETAKNIVAIMTGEDSGDKTNEQQPEKPKEEPIVNKEIHTQPEPQIQQTVSEQQMQYEQPQMQMQQQQYAPQQQMQGYGQPQMQSYMQQPQMYGGGQVQQYAQPVEVHQAAFEPLTPQNSVPPIKNIDLIMDVPLDISVVLGRTKKSIQDILNLGAGSLIELDKLAEEPVEILVNGKQIALGEVVVVDENFGVRITSIVSNVERLKSLK, encoded by the coding sequence ATGGGTATGAGCAATAATTTTTTATCTCAAGAGGAAATTAATGCATTATTATCAGGTGAATCTACGGATTCAGAAGATAGCAACGTATCTTCAAGTGGTAGTGAAAATATGGAAGATGCAATTACTGAAACAGATAAAGATTTATTAGGAGAAATAGGGAACATTTCAATGGGATCTGCATCTACTGCGTTGTACCAGCTTATAAATCAGCAGGTTAACATAACGACGCCAGTAGTATCTGTAACAACATTGAAAGAAATAAAAGAAGGATTTGAAACACCAAATATAGTGCTTGATATTGAATATATAGCAGGTATAGTTGGTAGAAATATATTAATTATTAAAACATATGATGGTCTTGTGATTTCTAATCTTATGATGGGTGGAGATGGAAAAGTAACAGATGTTCATGAATTATCTGAACTTGAAATAAGTGCAGTTTCAGAAGCTATGAATCAAATGATAGGTTCAGCGGCTACATCTATGGCTACTATGTTTGGAAGAAAAGTTGATATATCGCCTCCTACATCAAAAGTAGTAACAGATGATTTAGTGCCGATATCTGATTCAATACCAGAAGATCAACCTATAGTTAAGGTTTCTTTTAAAATGACAATTGGAGATATTGTTGATAGTAATATAATGCAGATTTTTCCGATAGAAACTGCTAAAAATATTGTTGCAATAATGACTGGTGAAGATTCAGGAGATAAGACTAATGAACAACAGCCTGAAAAGCCAAAAGAAGAACCGATTGTCAATAAAGAAATACATACTCAACCAGAGCCACAAATACAGCAAACTGTATCAGAACAGCAAATGCAGTATGAACAACCACAAATGCAGATGCAACAGCAACAATATGCTCCGCAACAACAGATGCAAGGATATGGTCAGCCACAGATGCAGTCATATATGCAACAACCGCAGATGTATGGTGGAGGTCAAGTTCAACAATATGCTCAGCCTGTGGAAGTTCATCAAGCAGCATTTGAGCCATTAACACCACAAAATAGTGTTCCACCAATAAAAAATATAGATTTAATAATGGATGTACCTCTGGATATATCTGTAGTTCTTGGAAGAACTAAAAAAAGTATTCAAGATATATTAAATCTTGGTGCAGGATCTTTAATAGAACTTGATAAACTTGCTGAAGAACCAGTAGAAATACTTGTTAATGGAAAGCAAATAGCACTTGGAGAAGTTGTTGTTGTTGATGAAAACTTTGGTGTGAGAATAACAAGTATTGTAAGTAATGTTGAAAGACTTAAATCTTTAAAATAG
- a CDS encoding flagellar biosynthesis anti-sigma factor FlgM: MSIDRINRQSFINAYNSNSNKCVKNVTKAKTFDTIEISSLGKSLKDYSSDNNIDNAKKVAEIKSKVDSGTYSVDAKITARSILKAMKERNS; the protein is encoded by the coding sequence ATGAGTATAGATAGAATTAATAGGCAATCTTTCATAAATGCATATAATTCAAATTCAAATAAATGTGTTAAAAATGTTACTAAGGCAAAAACTTTTGATACAATAGAGATTTCATCTTTGGGTAAAAGTTTAAAAGATTATTCTTCAGATAATAATATTGATAATGCAAAAAAGGTAGCAGAAATTAAAAGTAAGGTTGATAGCGGAACATATAGTGTTGATGCGAAAATTACGGCTAGAAGTATACTTAAGGCAATGAAGGAGCGTAATTCGTAG
- a CDS encoding flagellar protein FlgN: MEKELIELMRNQESQLEALLILLKVQQDMIMKKDTFGLEGLVDKLNECSKIIAKEEVARRKFLGEYSLVDIINKCNNEELKHVYEKLRNTLNEIILQKETNSLLLKQELIFTNKMLNVINPDREIKTYNSVGGLRK; the protein is encoded by the coding sequence ATGGAAAAAGAACTTATTGAATTAATGAGGAATCAGGAATCACAGTTAGAAGCATTATTAATTTTATTAAAAGTACAACAAGATATGATAATGAAGAAAGATACATTTGGTTTAGAAGGGCTTGTTGATAAATTAAATGAATGCAGTAAAATTATTGCAAAAGAAGAAGTCGCAAGAAGAAAATTTTTGGGTGAATATAGTTTAGTTGATATTATAAATAAGTGTAATAATGAAGAACTAAAACATGTTTATGAGAAATTAAGGAATACATTAAATGAAATTATATTACAAAAGGAAACTAATTCTTTACTATTAAAACAAGAATTAATTTTTACAAATAAAATGTTAAATGTAATAAATCCAGATAGAGAGATAAAGACTTACAATTCCGTTGGGGGATTAAGAAAGTAA
- the flgK gene encoding flagellar hook-associated protein FlgK, with translation MAGLFDTFTVATRGINVQQGAINTTAHNIANANTVGYSRQRAVIETTRPFGGMSKFDSCGPGQIGTGAQITSIMRVRDSFIDYQVRNETSKLGNYQVTSDFLSQIEDVFGEPSDSGIQTLFSEFYSSFQELAKTPDKTSARTVALQRASALADALNHTYTQLEKKMTDAQELLQQNVTDINSMLDQINDLNQQISQVCAVGQTPNDLMDKRDNLLDSLSSMFGITIEKDARETINLKVEGFPSHGTSIDNLVNSKPNTDYTRFSYVKGVEYAKNPDGSVDTSKLEVEYYPLGDSTSAPKKITISGTADELKDLKGSLEQNRILIADEEGIVGTPDPVTGDTTMSVADLKKATFKMYQYDKNVNNVDPKDIKGEVAGNQSAQDLIKGYMSELDKMAAALAYSVNSIQTGSDGSGKILVDSNGNAFECIFVNGDGSTSDDGVNAKNITVNKNLINDVSKLNCGSTNDAGEKNGDRAQAIADLLTTKINLSELSDVNELDRKKFFDKSGISLDASGISIEGSKDGKTVHSYYKDMISQLGTKAQEANRKVANQSDVILKNIKLQRLSVSGVSIDEEMTNLIQFQHSYSANAKMISTIDELLDVVINGLKR, from the coding sequence ATGGCAGGTTTATTTGACACATTTACAGTGGCAACAAGAGGAATCAATGTACAACAAGGTGCAATTAATACAACAGCACATAATATAGCTAATGCCAATACGGTTGGATATTCAAGACAGAGAGCAGTAATAGAAACTACTAGACCCTTTGGGGGAATGTCTAAATTTGATAGTTGTGGTCCTGGTCAAATTGGGACAGGAGCGCAGATAACATCAATTATGAGAGTTAGAGATTCCTTTATTGATTATCAAGTTAGAAATGAAACAAGTAAACTTGGGAATTACCAAGTTACAAGTGACTTTCTTTCACAAATAGAAGATGTATTTGGAGAACCATCAGATAGTGGAATACAGACTTTGTTTAGTGAATTTTATTCTTCTTTTCAAGAGTTAGCAAAGACTCCAGATAAAACATCAGCTAGAACAGTAGCGCTTCAAAGAGCTTCAGCTTTAGCTGATGCATTAAATCATACTTATACTCAGCTGGAAAAGAAAATGACAGATGCACAGGAATTATTACAACAAAATGTAACTGATATAAACAGTATGTTAGATCAAATAAATGATCTAAATCAACAAATATCTCAGGTGTGTGCAGTTGGACAAACTCCTAATGATTTAATGGATAAGAGAGATAATTTACTTGATAGTTTATCATCAATGTTTGGTATAACTATTGAAAAAGATGCAAGAGAAACTATAAATTTAAAAGTAGAAGGATTTCCATCGCATGGAACTAGTATTGACAATCTTGTTAATTCAAAACCTAATACAGATTATACTAGGTTTTCTTATGTAAAAGGTGTAGAATATGCTAAAAATCCAGATGGATCAGTGGATACTAGTAAACTTGAAGTAGAGTATTATCCATTGGGAGATTCAACTTCTGCTCCTAAAAAAATTACTATTTCAGGTACAGCTGATGAATTAAAAGATTTAAAGGGTAGTTTGGAGCAAAATAGAATTTTAATTGCAGATGAAGAAGGCATTGTAGGAACTCCAGACCCAGTGACAGGAGATACAACAATGAGTGTTGCAGATTTAAAGAAAGCAACATTTAAAATGTATCAATATGATAAAAATGTAAACAATGTAGATCCTAAAGACATAAAAGGGGAAGTTGCCGGAAATCAATCAGCTCAAGATTTGATAAAGGGATATATGAGTGAACTTGATAAGATGGCTGCTGCACTGGCTTATTCAGTTAATTCAATTCAAACAGGAAGCGATGGAAGCGGAAAAATTTTAGTTGATTCTAATGGAAATGCATTTGAATGTATTTTTGTAAATGGTGATGGGTCTACATCTGATGATGGAGTAAATGCTAAAAATATTACAGTTAATAAGAATTTAATTAATGATGTGTCAAAATTAAATTGTGGTTCGACTAATGATGCTGGAGAAAAAAATGGAGATAGAGCTCAAGCAATAGCAGATTTGTTAACTACTAAAATTAATTTATCTGAGTTATCTGATGTGAATGAATTAGATAGAAAGAAGTTTTTTGATAAATCAGGTATAAGTTTAGATGCAAGTGGGATAAGTATAGAAGGAAGTAAAGATGGTAAGACAGTTCATAGCTATTATAAAGACATGATAAGTCAGCTTGGAACAAAGGCACAAGAAGCAAATAGAAAGGTTGCTAATCAAAGCGATGTGATTCTTAAAAATATTAAACTTCAAAGACTATCTGTATCTGGAGTATCTATAGACGAAGAAATGACTAATTTAATACAGTTTCAACATTCATATAGTGCAAATGCTAAGATGATATCAACAATTGATGAGTTACTTGATGTTGTAATAAATGGTCTTAAAAGGTAG